DNA from bacterium:
TTATATATTTGATATCTAGAAAAATTGTGGCTTCGAATAGGTCCATAAGTAGGATAATAATAAACGTTTTCCTATTTGTGATATTTTTTGTTGTAGCTACATTTCTATACAAATTCTTTGCTCAACTTAATGACATTCAGTTGCAACTTACAAATGCGAAAGATTTCTTTTTTTTATTGTCATTGTTATCTTATTTTCCATTTTTCAAATTTGGACTTGATGATCATAGGGTACTTTTTTTATTTCCCATCAATAGGACATGGATTGCTATATTGTCCATTATTTCGGAGTTTTTCAAACTTAGAATTTTAATCCAATCAATCTTTTCGCTATTTTTACTGTTAACCTATTCTGAAGCTATTCATACACAACCACAGTCTTTTCTTTTGTTTTCGATATTTCTCTTCGTCCTGACTACATTTTTTATTGTTACCAAGCTGTCCATGTCTCGAGGTCAGATGAAGTGGTCTGGAATTTTCAATATCGTTTTGATTTGCGGTGTCGTGTTCCTGAATTATGTGATTCTGTCATATTCTGTTATTGTTTTATACATCATATTAAGCCTTTGGATCCTTATTAATGTGTTTATTTTGAGAAAACAAATTAGAGACCAACGCATCATTCGTGATCAGTCAGCAAACATTTTGCTGATAAGCAGTTTGTTTTGGAGGATTTTTAAAAAGAACATGTTAGTTAGCAAGGAACTGCTCCTTCTTTTAAGAAGTGTTCGTGGATTTGAACTAGTTGTTCATAGTACGATTCTTTTCATGTTGATTTTTGCAATTTCTTTTTATTTTCCGAAGCTCACACCCGTACATTGGTTTTTTGGATTTTTGTCTACAGGAATAATCATGGCGGAATATTTTCAATATTGCTTTTCATGGGATTACGACGCGCTGGGAAAAGTTCGTCTATTACCAATCTCAAACATGGTTATTGTGTATTCAAAATTAGTTACGGCACGTCTCATATACGTCTATATTAATTGCATGGCAATCCCTTTTAGTATCGGACACTACAACTTAATAGCAACTATTACGGTTGTGATTTTTAATATCACAATTCTGCCTCATGTTAACTTGTTATTTTCTTACGTTTCATATCAAAAGGTGTGGGTCAATAAGAGTACCTACAACCTTAAATACTATAAAAGACCGATTAAACTTCTTATTGTTTTATTTTTTCTTCTTTTTACAGAGTTTCTGTTTCTTATTTTTTCAACTATATCTTCAGAATTTCAATTGTGGGGCTGCTTGTTTGTTGGTGGAATTGCGATTCTAGTCTTGATTGGGGACAACATCCTTGTGAGATGGCACTCTAGTTATTATCAATTGTGGCTTAAGAACAATGAAAGGTGGAGCAATGCCGAAATTAGATTCTGATGTTTTAGTGATAAATGACCTTGTTGTTGACAGAGGTGCCGTATTTGAGTTACAAATTGCGAGTCTAAAACTAAAAGGCGGTGAAATTCTCGGTGTTGTGGGCAACAATGGTGCTGGCAAAACCACACTTCTCTTGTCCATTCTCGAATTTCTTGACCGGGAGAAAGGTGAATTGAGGTTGTTTGACAAAACTTGGAATGAAGATGAGATTTTCATTAAAAGGAATCTCGGCGCTTACTTGGATACATCATTTCTCATTGATTATATGCAAGTGGAAGAATACTATAGTTTTATCGCATCGGTTTATGGATTGGATATGATTGCTACAAAAACCCGAATTTCTGAATTTCTAGATTCACTACCTATCGAGTTTCTGTCAAAGCAACTCATCCGCGAATTATCGGCAGGAAATTTTACTAAGGTGGGTTTGATTGGTTCGCTCATTCACAAACCGAAGCTTATATTATGGGACGAGCCATTTGCAAATCTGGATCCTTATTCGAAAAATCGATTGATGGAACTGGTACTGGAGGTCAAAGCTGAAGAGAATACTTCTTTTATCATTAGTTCTCATAACATCGAAGAAATCTACAGCATTGCCGATAGATTTCTCGTTCTTGATAAGGGCAGAACTTTGGCAGCAGAAGCAAAAGACGTTCTTTCAAGAGATGATATTAACAATCTTCTGGGGCTCAAGAGGAAGGAATATTTATCTACTACATCATTGAACCTAACTAAGAAGTTATGAACTGCGCCATTGTAGATTCTGACTCACTTACACGAGTTTCGTGTCCACTATTTGAGATGCTTCAAATTTGT
Protein-coding regions in this window:
- a CDS encoding ABC transporter ATP-binding protein, with the translated sequence MKGGAMPKLDSDVLVINDLVVDRGAVFELQIASLKLKGGEILGVVGNNGAGKTTLLLSILEFLDREKGELRLFDKTWNEDEIFIKRNLGAYLDTSFLIDYMQVEEYYSFIASVYGLDMIATKTRISEFLDSLPIEFLSKQLIRELSAGNFTKVGLIGSLIHKPKLILWDEPFANLDPYSKNRLMELVLEVKAEENTSFIISSHNIEEIYSIADRFLVLDKGRTLAAEAKDVLSRDDINNLLGLKRKEYLSTTSLNLTKKL